A genomic segment from Lignipirellula cremea encodes:
- a CDS encoding HEAT repeat domain-containing protein encodes MAGSPAAFAQEAQEAQWIWAPEHKKDAVPQGSVYFRKTFEVANPESGEISIAADDNYELYVNSRKVAVGESARSLNKLNISQYLSRGRNLIAVRVNNTAGSTAAMVARVFIKERGGRWMNHSSNGTWKTALDPFPLWNMLIYSDTRWSQAQSFGALGSTSPWDRQESVAEELPEQHERFKVNREFKVERLAGHELTGSLIAMTFNEFGQILASREDGPLLLIADTNDDQIPDHVAVYCDKVKSCQGILAVNGEVYVIGDGPDGAGLYRCGDYDGDSKLETVRTVIKFKGPLSEHGPHGLALGHDGFLYMSVGNHSSIEGEYDPKSPYRHSYEGDIVPRYEDPGGHAAGVKAPGGVILRSDLDGKKVEVVAGGFRNAYDLAFNREGDLFTHDSDMESDMGASWYRPTLVHHVVPGGEYGWRSGWSKWPEYYPDTLPAIVDTGRGSPTGAVVYDHHMFPVRFQNALFLADWSEGRIIAVRMKKDGASYATQSETFLQGEPLNVTDLEVGPDGGLYFTTGGRGTGGGIYRVSWRGEVPEGLRDLGEGLSEVIRQPQLQSAWSRQRIASLKAEFGDTWGTTLAGVARSDANPSRYRTRALNLMQLFGPFPSTDLLVTLSQEKNEEVRAKAAELMGMHPTKESQTRLQKMLDDVDRTVRRKACEALLRANQTASLTQLTACLVSDDRFESYVARRLLERLPEEQYRERILKTSDQRLFIEGSLALMLANPSRKNGIDVLERSSEMIEGFVSDRNFTDLMRVMQVAITRGDLKADDAPRLREQLAVEFPSGNSLMNRELMRLLAFFQASSPMDRYLDFIEGDAPEIDKLHVALHLRFIEPGWNSAGRMRLLRYYAKARKREDGGGSFPFYVSNVSRDFARSLAAEDIPEVLAQAEEWPEAALAMLYKLPHKIDDSMLDLLIEVDEKMAQADSENLDVKKLKIGIAAVLARSGDPASMKYLRDMWDRDPERRKAIALGLATQPSEENWPYLVKSLSLLDAESAKELMKILAEVDVKPHDAKPYRDVILKGLELEKDGARETVALLEHWSGEQMSAPEDAWDDAMGAWQIWYKRRFPEGQTAKLPSTSSKNTYSFEELTAFLATEQGQAGSADRGAVVYKTAQCAKCHRHGGQGDSIGPDLTGVAKRFTRREILESIVFPSHVISDQYASKTILTVDGKQTTGMVVPGAAGTILVLQADGKKKEIAETEIDDIIPSKVSAMPEGLLNDLSLEEITDLMTFLIGPNRTVIARQPK; translated from the coding sequence ATGGCCGGGTCTCCCGCGGCGTTTGCCCAGGAGGCTCAGGAAGCCCAGTGGATCTGGGCTCCAGAGCACAAAAAAGACGCGGTGCCGCAAGGGAGCGTCTATTTCCGCAAGACTTTCGAAGTCGCCAACCCGGAGTCGGGCGAGATCTCCATCGCGGCCGACGACAACTACGAGTTGTACGTCAACAGCCGCAAGGTGGCCGTGGGCGAATCGGCCCGCAGCTTGAACAAGCTGAACATCTCCCAGTATCTGTCCCGCGGCCGCAACCTGATTGCGGTCCGCGTCAACAACACCGCCGGCTCCACCGCCGCGATGGTCGCCCGCGTGTTCATTAAAGAACGGGGCGGCCGCTGGATGAACCACTCCAGCAACGGCACCTGGAAAACGGCGTTGGATCCGTTCCCGCTCTGGAACATGCTCATTTACAGCGACACCCGCTGGTCCCAGGCGCAGAGCTTTGGCGCGCTGGGTTCGACCTCGCCCTGGGATCGCCAGGAGAGCGTCGCCGAGGAGCTGCCGGAGCAACATGAGCGTTTCAAGGTGAACCGCGAGTTCAAAGTCGAACGGCTGGCCGGGCACGAGCTGACCGGTTCGCTGATCGCCATGACCTTCAACGAGTTCGGCCAGATTCTCGCTTCGCGGGAAGACGGCCCCTTGCTGCTGATCGCCGACACCAACGACGATCAGATCCCCGACCATGTCGCCGTGTACTGCGACAAAGTGAAAAGCTGCCAGGGCATTCTCGCCGTCAATGGCGAGGTCTATGTCATCGGCGACGGTCCCGACGGGGCCGGCTTGTATCGCTGCGGGGACTACGACGGCGATAGCAAACTGGAAACGGTGCGCACGGTCATTAAATTCAAAGGTCCCCTGAGCGAACATGGCCCGCACGGCCTGGCCCTGGGGCATGATGGCTTCCTGTACATGTCGGTCGGCAACCACTCTTCGATCGAAGGCGAATACGATCCCAAAAGCCCGTATCGCCACAGCTATGAAGGCGACATCGTGCCCCGCTATGAAGATCCAGGCGGTCATGCCGCCGGAGTCAAAGCGCCGGGCGGCGTGATCCTGCGTTCCGACCTCGACGGCAAGAAAGTCGAAGTCGTCGCCGGCGGTTTCCGCAACGCTTATGATCTGGCGTTCAACCGCGAAGGCGATCTGTTCACGCACGACAGCGACATGGAATCTGACATGGGCGCCTCCTGGTACCGTCCCACCCTGGTGCATCATGTGGTGCCGGGCGGCGAGTACGGCTGGCGCAGCGGCTGGTCCAAATGGCCCGAATACTACCCCGATACGCTGCCCGCGATTGTGGATACGGGTCGCGGTTCGCCGACCGGAGCGGTCGTCTATGACCACCACATGTTCCCGGTCCGTTTTCAGAACGCCCTGTTCCTGGCTGACTGGTCTGAGGGACGTATCATCGCCGTCCGTATGAAGAAAGACGGCGCCAGCTACGCCACGCAAAGCGAAACCTTCCTGCAGGGCGAGCCCCTGAATGTGACCGACCTGGAAGTCGGCCCCGACGGCGGACTGTACTTCACCACCGGCGGCCGCGGCACAGGCGGCGGCATCTACCGCGTCAGCTGGCGCGGCGAAGTGCCCGAAGGTCTCCGCGACCTGGGCGAAGGACTCAGCGAAGTGATTCGCCAGCCCCAACTGCAAAGCGCCTGGAGCCGCCAGCGGATCGCCAGCCTCAAGGCTGAATTCGGCGACACCTGGGGAACCACGCTGGCAGGCGTCGCTCGCAGCGACGCCAACCCCTCCCGTTATCGCACCCGTGCTTTGAACCTGATGCAGCTGTTTGGCCCGTTCCCTTCCACGGATCTGCTGGTCACGCTATCACAGGAAAAGAACGAAGAAGTTCGCGCCAAGGCGGCCGAACTGATGGGCATGCATCCGACCAAAGAGTCGCAGACTCGCCTGCAGAAAATGCTGGACGACGTAGACCGCACGGTCCGCCGCAAAGCATGCGAGGCGTTGCTGCGAGCCAATCAAACGGCGTCGCTGACGCAGCTGACCGCCTGTCTGGTCAGCGATGATCGCTTTGAATCGTATGTCGCTCGGCGACTGCTAGAGCGATTGCCCGAAGAGCAGTACCGCGAGCGGATTCTCAAAACGAGTGATCAGCGGCTGTTCATCGAAGGTTCGCTGGCTCTGATGCTGGCCAATCCCAGCCGGAAGAACGGGATCGACGTGCTGGAGCGTTCCAGCGAAATGATCGAAGGTTTTGTCAGCGACCGGAACTTTACCGACCTGATGCGCGTCATGCAGGTGGCCATCACCCGCGGCGATTTGAAAGCCGACGACGCCCCCCGACTGCGTGAACAACTGGCCGTCGAGTTCCCCTCGGGCAACAGCCTGATGAACCGGGAGCTGATGCGACTGCTGGCCTTTTTCCAGGCATCCTCCCCGATGGACCGCTACCTGGACTTTATCGAAGGCGACGCTCCTGAAATTGACAAACTGCACGTCGCGCTGCATCTGCGGTTTATCGAACCGGGCTGGAACTCGGCAGGCCGCATGCGGCTGCTGCGGTACTACGCCAAGGCTCGCAAACGCGAGGACGGCGGCGGCAGCTTCCCGTTCTATGTGTCGAATGTTTCCCGCGATTTTGCCCGTTCGCTGGCGGCGGAAGACATTCCCGAAGTGCTGGCCCAGGCGGAAGAATGGCCCGAGGCCGCACTCGCCATGCTGTACAAACTGCCCCACAAGATCGACGACTCCATGCTGGATCTGCTGATCGAAGTCGACGAAAAAATGGCGCAGGCCGACAGCGAAAACCTCGATGTGAAAAAGCTGAAAATCGGCATCGCCGCCGTGCTGGCTCGCAGCGGGGACCCCGCTTCGATGAAGTACCTTCGCGACATGTGGGACCGCGACCCGGAACGCCGCAAGGCAATCGCCCTGGGTCTGGCCACGCAGCCGAGCGAAGAGAACTGGCCGTACCTGGTCAAAAGCCTGTCGCTGCTTGACGCGGAATCGGCGAAAGAACTGATGAAGATTCTTGCCGAGGTCGATGTCAAACCGCACGACGCCAAACCGTACCGCGATGTGATCCTCAAAGGCCTTGAGCTGGAAAAAGATGGCGCCCGCGAAACGGTCGCCCTGCTCGAACACTGGAGCGGCGAGCAAATGTCGGCCCCCGAAGACGCCTGGGACGATGCGATGGGCGCCTGGCAGATCTGGTACAAACGCCGCTTCCCTGAAGGACAGACGGCCAAACTGCCTTCGACCAGCTCCAAGAACACGTACAGCTTTGAAGAGCTGACGGCCTTCCTCGCCACCGAGCAAGGCCAGGCCGGTTCCGCCGACCGCGGCGCCGTCGTCTACAAAACGGCCCAGTGCGCCAAGTGCCATCGGCACGGCGGGCAAGGCGACAGTATCGGTCCCGATCTGACAGGCGTCGCCAAACGCTTCACCCGTCGCGAGATTCTGGAATCCATTGTCTTCCCCTCGCATGTGATCTCGGACCAGTACGCCAGCAAAACGATTCTGACCGTCGACGGCAAACAGACGACTGGAATGGTCGTCCCCGGAGCCGCCGGTACGATCCTCGTCCTGCAGGCCGACGGCAAGAAGAAAGAGATCGCCGAAACCGAGATCGACGACATCATCCCCAGCAAAGTTTCGGCCATGCCGGAAGGATTGCTGAACGATCTCAGCCTGGAAGAGATCACCGACCTGATGACCTTCCTGATCGGCCCGAACCGTACGGTCATCGCCCGCCAGCCCAAGTAG
- a CDS encoding aldo/keto reductase, translated as MMEKRKLGRTGLEVTALGYGSMGIRGPRTWGVRVVSEEASEAMLHAVLDAGINFIDTAPDYGLSEERIGKAIGSRRSEYLLATKCGCAYTQHADHLEIEHVWQQDVIERNLETSLKRLQTDYVDLLQFHGGEAATLEREGLIDQLVRFRDQGLVRHIGVSSSLPNLPAMIALGVFETFQIPYSCLAPQHDELIRMAGEAGAGIIIRGGIAQGGPDAEIQRPALNDIWSQAKLEELLPPGMQKAELILRYTLSHPHCHTTIVGTCSHAHLAENLQAAAAGPLPEELQQQIAARVANCLP; from the coding sequence ATGATGGAAAAACGGAAACTGGGCCGCACAGGTCTCGAAGTTACAGCTCTGGGCTACGGCAGCATGGGTATCCGCGGTCCGCGCACCTGGGGCGTGCGCGTCGTCAGTGAAGAAGCGTCGGAGGCGATGCTGCACGCGGTTCTCGACGCCGGCATCAACTTCATCGACACGGCGCCCGACTATGGCTTGAGCGAGGAGCGGATCGGCAAGGCGATCGGCTCCCGTCGCAGCGAATACCTGCTGGCGACCAAATGCGGCTGTGCTTATACGCAGCATGCGGATCATCTGGAGATCGAGCATGTCTGGCAGCAGGACGTGATCGAGCGGAACCTGGAGACGAGCCTCAAACGCCTGCAGACCGACTATGTCGACCTGCTGCAGTTTCACGGCGGCGAAGCGGCCACGCTGGAGCGGGAAGGGCTGATTGATCAGCTGGTGCGCTTTCGCGACCAGGGGCTGGTGCGGCACATTGGCGTTTCCAGCAGCCTGCCAAACTTGCCGGCGATGATCGCGCTGGGAGTGTTTGAGACCTTTCAGATTCCTTACTCCTGCCTGGCGCCCCAGCATGACGAGCTGATCCGCATGGCGGGCGAAGCCGGCGCGGGGATCATCATTCGCGGCGGCATTGCCCAGGGCGGTCCCGACGCAGAGATCCAGCGTCCGGCGCTGAACGACATCTGGAGCCAGGCGAAGCTGGAAGAACTACTGCCGCCCGGCATGCAAAAGGCGGAGCTGATTCTGCGTTATACGCTCTCGCATCCCCACTGCCACACCACGATCGTGGGCACCTGCAGCCATGCTCACCTGGCCGAGAACCTGCAGGCCGCCGCCGCCGGTCCCTTGCCCGAAGAACTGCAGCAACAGATCGCCGCGCGGGTCGCCAACTGTTTGCCCTGA
- a CDS encoding DUF1501 domain-containing protein: MLNPRSNSLLHSRSRSASHAALPTRRQALQVGALGAVGLSLSGYLRQAAAGEVRPAKGKSAIVIWLGGGPPHLDMFDMKPDAPDEFRGEFHPRPTNVPGVQICEHLPQLAACADKYAILNGVSHTLAGHELGTTYLSTGNRPLPSLAYPGYGAVVSKELPGDQQLPHFVAVPSTPQTAGYLGVPSAPLSTNDTPRRGQPFGVRGISLSSGLTIDAFEQRQKLLQSIDTEFDSLAGENSLVDGLDRFDEQAFAVIRSEKARTAFDVSQENPETAAAFGDSRFGQSCLLAARLVEAGVRFVTVSFSGWDTHTGNFKKAKESLLPAFDQGLAALLNTLSERGLLESTSVLTTGEFGRTPKINARAGRDHWPRAFSVLMAGAGVQGGQVLGQSDAHGKGPAGEPITPEQIGASFYSSLGIDYQKEYHTQTGRPVMIVRSGSLVPGLF, from the coding sequence ATGTTGAATCCACGGTCGAATTCTCTTTTGCATTCCCGCTCAAGGTCTGCCTCGCACGCTGCTCTGCCGACGCGTCGCCAGGCCCTGCAGGTTGGCGCCCTGGGAGCCGTGGGGCTGAGCTTGTCGGGCTATCTGCGGCAGGCGGCGGCGGGGGAGGTGCGTCCGGCGAAGGGGAAATCGGCGATTGTCATCTGGCTGGGAGGCGGGCCGCCGCATCTCGATATGTTCGATATGAAGCCCGATGCTCCCGACGAGTTCCGCGGCGAATTTCATCCCCGACCGACCAATGTTCCCGGCGTGCAGATCTGCGAGCATCTGCCGCAGCTGGCCGCCTGTGCCGACAAGTACGCCATCCTCAACGGCGTCAGCCACACGCTGGCGGGACACGAGCTGGGCACGACGTATTTGAGTACGGGCAATCGGCCGCTGCCTTCGCTGGCCTATCCGGGCTATGGGGCCGTCGTGAGCAAGGAGCTGCCGGGCGACCAGCAGTTGCCGCATTTTGTGGCGGTTCCCAGTACGCCGCAGACGGCCGGGTACCTGGGCGTGCCGTCGGCTCCACTGTCAACCAATGACACTCCGCGGCGCGGGCAGCCGTTTGGCGTGCGGGGCATTTCGCTTTCGAGCGGTTTAACGATTGACGCCTTTGAGCAACGGCAGAAGCTGCTGCAGTCGATTGATACCGAGTTTGATTCGCTGGCCGGCGAGAACAGCCTGGTCGATGGGCTGGACCGGTTTGATGAGCAGGCCTTTGCCGTGATCCGCTCGGAGAAAGCCCGTACGGCGTTTGACGTCAGCCAGGAGAATCCGGAAACGGCGGCCGCGTTCGGCGACAGCCGCTTCGGTCAAAGCTGCCTGCTGGCGGCCCGCCTGGTCGAGGCGGGCGTCCGCTTTGTGACGGTCAGTTTCAGCGGCTGGGATACGCACACGGGGAACTTCAAGAAGGCAAAAGAAAGTCTCCTCCCGGCGTTCGATCAGGGACTGGCTGCGCTGCTCAATACGCTGTCCGAGCGAGGCCTGCTGGAATCGACCAGCGTGCTCACCACCGGCGAGTTCGGCCGCACCCCCAAGATTAACGCGCGCGCCGGGCGCGACCATTGGCCCCGGGCGTTCAGCGTCCTGATGGCAGGCGCTGGAGTGCAGGGCGGGCAGGTGCTGGGCCAGAGCGACGCGCATGGCAAAGGTCCGGCTGGTGAACCAATTACGCCGGAGCAGATCGGGGCTTCGTTTTACTCCAGCCTGGGGATCGACTACCAGAAAGAGTATCATACGCAGACCGGCCGACCGGTCATGATTGTTCGTTCCGGCAGCCTGGTGCCCGGCCTGTTCTGA
- a CDS encoding DUF1549 and DUF1553 domain-containing protein has protein sequence MSTIGLNWSRSTRQNRWFRRLAAGFRAACVVFAWCGAGSSVISACAAGPVLPPASQRFAGEASSASPDFQRHVLPLLGRLGCNGRACHGSFQGQGGFQLSLFGYDFAADHASLCGGDSPRVDREDPAESLILQKPTLGIDHEGGERFKPGGWEHRLLQQWIAAGALPRPEEAPTLLELRVEPQEMLFSAVEQTQMLRLIARWSNGEEEDVTPLCRFRSNDESIAVIDASGQVQAVGAGDTHVVAFYDNGVATVSVLLPYATPREEAYPASLTPTPIDKLVVAKLRKLGLTPSELCTDAEFLRRVSLDLTGTPPAPAEIEAFLADSSPDKRGRKIDELLERPTYAAWTTTWLCDLTGATEGNLPVGGEQGVQRDKAVQWYDWIYRRVAENMPYDQLVEGILLAVSREPEQAEADYFAEMSSYFREEDRADFSERKWMPYFWTRGQFSPPQTLRFGYAFLGVRLECAQCHKHPYDQWTKADYEDFEIFFRDVRFRYTLASGKELKEKLGLTADQDSAGYKKLFAQLAHDGTLVPWGDLATPDWKRSRTLRARTSEGVGRVITPRLLGGEELISQSYSDPRQPVMDWLRDPGNPYFARAVVNRVWAKCMGVGLIEPVDDMNLANPASNEPLLAHLAEEFVAHQYDLKWLFRTITRSRTYQLSWRPNATNLHDERNFSRAQLRRLPAEVLCDALDFATATSEEQQTLLHDKSALRDRNIGFPLMRGRGATGAYALKLFGKPERRLVCECERSGEPSLLQTVYLRNDAEVQSRIDRKDGWLAEIAAQDAAWRENHRDALLTEAWLRTLGRPPRPAELELGRLQLAVEEDAAAFRDLLWALLNSKEFILNH, from the coding sequence ATGTCAACTATCGGACTTAACTGGTCCCGATCTACCCGTCAGAATCGCTGGTTCCGGCGGCTGGCAGCCGGGTTCCGTGCGGCCTGTGTGGTTTTTGCCTGGTGCGGTGCGGGGTCGAGCGTGATTTCCGCTTGCGCGGCGGGCCCGGTGCTGCCGCCCGCCAGTCAGCGGTTTGCCGGAGAAGCATCGTCCGCATCGCCCGACTTCCAGCGGCATGTACTGCCATTGCTGGGGAGACTGGGCTGCAACGGGCGGGCCTGTCATGGCTCCTTTCAGGGGCAGGGCGGTTTCCAGTTGTCGCTGTTCGGGTATGACTTTGCGGCCGATCATGCCTCGCTCTGCGGCGGTGATTCGCCGCGCGTCGATCGGGAAGACCCGGCCGAGAGCCTGATTCTGCAGAAGCCGACACTGGGGATCGATCACGAAGGCGGGGAGCGATTCAAGCCGGGCGGCTGGGAGCATCGCCTGCTGCAGCAATGGATTGCCGCTGGCGCCTTGCCGCGCCCTGAGGAGGCCCCTACGCTACTGGAGTTGCGCGTGGAGCCGCAGGAGATGCTGTTCTCGGCGGTCGAACAGACGCAGATGCTGCGGCTGATTGCCCGCTGGTCGAATGGCGAGGAGGAAGACGTCACGCCGCTTTGTCGCTTCCGCTCCAACGACGAATCGATCGCCGTGATCGATGCTTCCGGCCAGGTGCAGGCGGTTGGCGCAGGCGACACGCATGTGGTGGCCTTTTACGATAACGGGGTAGCGACGGTTTCCGTCCTGCTGCCGTATGCAACGCCCCGCGAGGAAGCGTACCCGGCGAGCCTGACTCCGACGCCGATTGATAAGCTGGTGGTCGCCAAACTGCGAAAGCTGGGACTCACGCCGTCGGAGCTCTGTACCGATGCGGAATTTCTCCGCCGGGTCAGTCTGGATCTGACCGGCACGCCCCCGGCGCCGGCCGAGATTGAAGCCTTTCTGGCGGATTCGTCGCCCGACAAACGGGGCCGCAAGATCGACGAACTGCTGGAACGTCCGACGTACGCCGCGTGGACGACGACCTGGCTGTGCGATCTGACCGGGGCGACCGAGGGGAACCTGCCCGTCGGTGGAGAGCAAGGAGTGCAGCGGGACAAAGCCGTGCAATGGTACGACTGGATCTATCGCCGCGTCGCCGAGAACATGCCGTATGATCAGCTGGTCGAAGGGATCCTGCTGGCCGTCAGTCGGGAGCCGGAGCAGGCCGAAGCGGATTACTTTGCCGAAATGAGCAGCTACTTCCGCGAGGAAGACCGGGCCGACTTCAGCGAGCGGAAATGGATGCCCTACTTCTGGACGCGAGGCCAATTCTCGCCGCCGCAGACCTTGCGGTTTGGCTATGCCTTCCTGGGCGTACGGCTGGAGTGCGCCCAGTGCCACAAGCATCCGTACGACCAGTGGACCAAAGCGGATTACGAAGACTTTGAGATCTTTTTCCGCGATGTTCGCTTCCGCTATACGCTGGCTTCCGGCAAGGAGCTCAAAGAGAAGCTCGGGCTGACGGCCGACCAGGATAGCGCAGGTTACAAAAAGCTTTTTGCCCAGCTGGCGCACGACGGCACGCTCGTCCCGTGGGGAGATCTGGCGACGCCGGACTGGAAACGGAGCCGCACCTTGCGCGCCCGCACGTCGGAAGGCGTGGGGCGAGTGATTACGCCGCGACTGCTGGGCGGCGAAGAGCTGATCTCGCAGTCCTATTCCGATCCGCGCCAGCCGGTGATGGACTGGCTCCGCGATCCGGGCAATCCGTACTTTGCCAGGGCAGTCGTGAATCGTGTCTGGGCCAAATGCATGGGCGTCGGTTTGATCGAACCGGTCGACGATATGAATCTGGCGAACCCGGCGTCGAACGAGCCGCTGCTCGCGCACCTGGCGGAGGAGTTCGTCGCGCACCAGTACGACCTGAAGTGGCTGTTCCGCACCATCACTCGTAGCCGCACCTATCAACTCAGCTGGCGTCCTAACGCGACGAATCTTCACGACGAACGGAACTTCAGCCGGGCCCAGTTGCGACGTCTGCCGGCCGAGGTGCTGTGCGATGCACTCGACTTCGCCACGGCGACCAGCGAGGAGCAGCAAACGCTGCTGCATGACAAGTCCGCCTTGCGGGACCGGAACATTGGCTTTCCGCTGATGCGCGGCCGAGGCGCCACCGGAGCGTACGCCTTGAAGCTGTTCGGCAAGCCCGAACGTCGGCTGGTTTGCGAGTGCGAGCGGTCGGGCGAACCAAGCCTGTTGCAGACGGTCTACCTGCGGAACGATGCCGAGGTGCAAAGCCGGATCGATCGGAAAGACGGCTGGCTGGCGGAGATCGCCGCGCAGGACGCCGCCTGGCGGGAGAACCACCGCGACGCTTTACTGACCGAGGCCTGGCTGCGCACGCTGGGCCGTCCGCCGCGACCGGCGGAGCTGGAACTGGGCCGCCTGCAGCTGGCGGTCGAAGAGGATGCGGCCGCCTTTCGTGATCTGCTCTGGGCGCTGCTCAATTCGAAAGAGTTTATTCTGAATCATTAG
- the cysN gene encoding sulfate adenylyltransferase subunit CysN → MSHQSELIETDIDAYLAQHERKELLRFLTCGSVDDGKSTLIGRLLYDSKMIYEDQLAAIQKDSKIHGTTGGDFDPALLTDGLKEEREQGITIDVAYRYFSTAKRKFIIADTPGHVQYTRNMATGASTADLAIILVDARHGVMEQTKRHSFIASLLGIRHVLVAINKMDLVDFSQEVFDRICGEYRTFVERLDLPDLHFIPISALKGDNVVDPSPKTPWYEGGTLMHFLENVYIGSDRNFEDFRMPVQYVNRPHLDFRGFCGTIASGIVRQGEEIMVLPSRKKSRVKEIVTFDGNIAEAHTPQAVTLTLEDEIDCSRGDVIVRPGNTPRVDNKFEAMIVWMADEPLTPGKQFLFKQTTKTVGGAINTLRYRVDVNTMHRSEAPVLKLNEIGRCSVTLNQPICFDAYRRNRATGAFILVDRLTNVTVGAGMIRGQSSDNESTPVWDREPTSEHLTTEVSTVNADERTARFGQQPTTVLLTGLSGAGKTTTAYALERRLFDAGRAVTVLDGQNMRQGISKDLGFTAEDRSENLRRSSEVAKLLNDAGLICLCAFVAPSEEVRQKAGAVIGADRFLVVHLSAPVEVCRQRDVEGMYGAADQGEIGNFPGVSAPYEEPTAADLVLPTHELSTEQCVDKIMELLEARGLVS, encoded by the coding sequence ATGTCGCATCAATCGGAACTGATCGAAACAGATATCGATGCCTACCTCGCTCAGCACGAGCGGAAGGAACTGCTGCGGTTCTTGACCTGCGGCAGCGTCGACGACGGCAAGAGCACGCTCATCGGGCGGCTGCTGTACGACTCCAAAATGATCTACGAAGATCAGCTGGCCGCCATCCAGAAGGATTCCAAAATCCACGGCACGACCGGCGGGGACTTCGACCCGGCCCTGCTGACTGACGGCCTGAAAGAAGAACGCGAACAGGGCATCACCATCGATGTCGCCTATCGCTACTTCTCCACCGCCAAACGGAAGTTCATCATCGCCGACACCCCCGGCCATGTGCAGTACACGCGCAACATGGCGACCGGCGCTTCCACGGCCGACCTGGCGATTATCCTGGTCGACGCCCGTCACGGAGTAATGGAACAGACCAAGCGGCACAGTTTTATCGCCTCCCTGCTGGGCATCCGCCATGTGCTGGTGGCGATCAACAAAATGGACCTGGTCGATTTCAGCCAGGAAGTGTTCGATCGCATCTGCGGCGAGTATCGCACCTTTGTCGAGCGGTTAGATCTGCCCGACTTGCACTTTATTCCGATCTCGGCTCTCAAAGGGGACAACGTCGTTGACCCCAGCCCGAAGACGCCCTGGTACGAGGGCGGCACGCTGATGCACTTCCTGGAGAACGTGTATATCGGCTCGGACCGCAACTTTGAAGACTTCCGCATGCCGGTGCAGTATGTGAACCGGCCGCACCTGGATTTTCGCGGTTTCTGCGGCACGATCGCTTCCGGCATTGTCCGCCAGGGCGAAGAGATCATGGTGCTGCCGTCGCGCAAGAAAAGCCGCGTGAAAGAGATCGTCACGTTCGACGGCAACATCGCCGAGGCCCATACGCCCCAGGCCGTCACGCTGACGCTGGAAGATGAGATCGACTGCAGCCGCGGCGACGTCATCGTGCGGCCCGGCAATACGCCGCGCGTCGACAACAAGTTTGAAGCGATGATCGTCTGGATGGCCGATGAACCGCTCACTCCCGGCAAGCAGTTCCTGTTCAAGCAGACGACCAAAACGGTCGGCGGAGCCATCAACACGCTGCGTTACCGGGTCGATGTGAACACCATGCACCGGTCGGAAGCGCCCGTGCTCAAACTGAACGAAATCGGCCGCTGCTCCGTTACGCTGAACCAGCCGATCTGCTTTGACGCCTATCGCCGGAACCGTGCGACGGGCGCCTTTATCCTGGTCGATCGGTTGACGAACGTCACCGTCGGCGCGGGCATGATCCGCGGCCAGTCGTCGGACAATGAATCGACGCCGGTCTGGGATCGAGAGCCAACCAGCGAACACCTGACGACCGAAGTCAGCACGGTCAACGCCGACGAACGCACGGCCCGCTTCGGCCAGCAGCCGACCACCGTGCTGCTGACCGGCCTCAGCGGCGCCGGCAAAACAACGACCGCCTACGCTCTGGAGCGACGCCTCTTCGATGCGGGCCGGGCCGTGACCGTCCTCGACGGCCAGAACATGCGACAGGGCATCAGCAAGGATCTGGGCTTCACGGCCGAGGACCGCAGCGAGAACCTCCGTCGCAGCAGCGAAGTCGCCAAACTATTGAACGACGCCGGCCTGATCTGCTTGTGCGCCTTTGTCGCTCCCAGCGAAGAAGTCCGTCAGAAAGCCGGCGCCGTGATTGGCGCCGATCGCTTCCTGGTGGTGCACCTGAGCGCCCCGGTGGAAGTCTGTCGCCAGCGCGATGTCGAAGGAATGTACGGCGCCGCCGACCAAGGCGAGATCGGCAACTTCCCTGGCGTTTCGGCTCCTTACGAAGAACCGACCGCCGCCGATCTGGTGCTGCCCACGCATGAACTGTCCACGGAACAATGCGTCGACAAGATCATGGAACTGCTGGAAGCCCGCGGTTTGGTGAGCTAG